From Agromyces sp. SYSU T00194, a single genomic window includes:
- a CDS encoding YlxR family protein, which translates to MDPVRTCIGCRSRTERSSLLRVVARESRVVVDTAACLPGRGAWLHPDRECLRLALRRRAFGRALRVTGELDTNDLENRLNG; encoded by the coding sequence ATGGATCCGGTCAGAACGTGCATCGGATGCCGTTCGCGCACCGAACGTTCCTCGCTTCTGAGGGTCGTCGCCCGAGAATCCCGAGTCGTGGTGGATACCGCCGCGTGCTTGCCCGGGCGTGGCGCGTGGCTGCATCCGGACCGTGAGTGCCTCCGGCTCGCACTGCGCCGCCGCGCCTTCGGGCGGGCGTTGCGCGTGACCGGCGAACTGGACACGAACGACTTAGAGAACAGGCTGAACGGCTGA
- a CDS encoding ketopantoate reductase family protein → MRIGIVGAGALGGAFAALLARAGHEVEVTARGDGLRAIRDDGVRLSGGYGEVHVRVAASDRLSSRPDLALVCTKAQDARAAIADNRDALDGTTVVVVQNGLEGVDTARELLPGADCYGVLSIIAANYTEPGHVRITTTAASYLGRDAGPADDGSRRVAALLSEAVPVVAIDGFAGAQWTKLVVNMLNALPAITGLSVQAVIADRRLRRVLTASMRETVRVGVASGVRFGALQGLGDRRLRLFARLPLALGQALPLLMGVRMGRVPNLGSTLQSIRRGQRTEIDHLNGAVVRRADAAGVPAPVNRALTALVHRVEETGEHLPVDEVLGAVDA, encoded by the coding sequence GTGAGGATCGGGATCGTCGGCGCCGGGGCGCTCGGAGGGGCGTTCGCGGCACTGCTCGCACGTGCCGGCCACGAGGTCGAGGTCACGGCCCGCGGCGACGGGCTCCGCGCCATCCGCGACGACGGCGTCCGGCTGAGCGGCGGCTACGGCGAGGTGCACGTGCGCGTCGCGGCATCCGACCGGCTGTCGTCCCGCCCCGACCTCGCGCTGGTCTGCACCAAGGCGCAGGACGCCCGCGCGGCCATCGCCGACAACCGCGACGCGCTCGACGGGACCACCGTGGTCGTCGTGCAGAACGGCCTCGAGGGCGTCGACACCGCGCGCGAGCTGCTGCCCGGCGCCGACTGCTACGGCGTGCTGTCCATCATCGCCGCGAACTACACCGAGCCCGGGCACGTACGCATCACGACGACGGCCGCGAGCTACCTCGGCCGCGACGCCGGGCCCGCCGACGACGGATCCCGACGCGTCGCCGCACTGCTCTCGGAGGCGGTGCCCGTCGTCGCGATCGACGGATTCGCGGGCGCCCAGTGGACCAAGCTCGTGGTGAACATGCTGAACGCCCTGCCCGCGATCACGGGCCTGAGCGTGCAGGCGGTCATCGCCGACCGCCGCCTCCGCCGGGTGCTGACGGCGTCGATGCGCGAGACCGTGCGCGTCGGCGTCGCGAGCGGCGTCCGCTTCGGCGCCCTGCAGGGCCTCGGCGACCGTCGGCTCCGGCTGTTCGCCCGCCTGCCCCTCGCGCTCGGGCAGGCCCTGCCGCTGCTCATGGGCGTGCGCATGGGCCGCGTGCCCAACCTCGGCTCGACGCTGCAGAGCATCCGGCGCGGGCAGCGCACCGAGATCGACCACCTGAACGGCGCGGTGGTGCGGCGGGCGGATGCCGCGGGCGTGCCCGCGCCCGTGAACCGCGCGCTCACGGCGCTGGTGCACCGCGTCGAGGAGACCGGCGAGCACCTGCCGGTCGACGAGGTGCTCGGGGCGGTCGATGCCTGA
- the infB gene encoding translation initiation factor IF-2, whose translation MAAKPRVHEIASELGVDSKVALEKLKEMGEYVKGPSSSVEPPVARRLKAALAGAAGGAGNGAPAKPGAAPKPGAAKPGAARPGAAKPAAAKPAAKPAAAEPAASSPAPSADQPMSVAERQARAEAAKPAEAPKPETAAPAADAAKPGGAPKPGNAPKPGGAKPGAPKPGGSAPRPGGAPRPGNNPFASSQGMGKRPAQPRPGNNPYSSSQGMGQRPTPGNIPRPSIPRPGAPRPAGAGRPGGGGRPGGGGRPGGAGGGQRPGGGGGFTGAPGRPGGFGPRPGGGGGRGRGPGGGTAGAFGRGGGKSRSRKSKRTKRQEFEMREAPSIGGVQVPRGDGNTVVRLRRGASISDFADKIDASPGNLVTVLFHLGEMATATESLDEATFEVLGEELGYKIQIVSPEDEDKELLEGFDIDLEQELEDESDEDLEWRPPVVTVMGHVDHGKTRLLDAIRNANVVAGEAGGITQHIGAYQVHTEHEGRDRAITFIDTPGHEAFTAMRARGAQVTDIAILVVAADDGIMPQTVEALNHAQAADVPIVVAVNKIDKPDANPQKVRQQLTEFGLVAEEYGGDVMFVDVSAREDIGINDLLDAVLLTADAGLDLRANPDKDARGVAIEAKLDKGRGAVATVLIQSGTLRVGDAIVAGTAYGRVRAMVDENGDAVDEATPSRPVQVQGLSTVPRAGDTFLVTGDDRTARQIAEKREAAERNAQLAKARKRISLEDFTRALEEGKVEALNLIIKGDVSGAVEALEESLMKIEVDDSVQLRILHRGVGAVTESDIDLATIDNAIVIGFNVRPDVKARERAAREGVDVRFYNVIYNAIDDIENSLKGMLKPEFEEVQSGVAEIREVFRSSKFGNIAGSIVRSGTITRNAKARVIRDGVVVADGLAIESLRRFKDDVTEVRTDFECGIGLGKFNDIQVGDEIETTELREKPRV comes from the coding sequence GTGGCTGCCAAGCCCCGTGTACATGAGATCGCGAGCGAGCTCGGCGTCGACAGCAAGGTCGCGCTCGAGAAGCTCAAGGAGATGGGCGAGTACGTCAAGGGACCCTCGTCCAGCGTCGAGCCCCCCGTCGCGCGCCGCCTGAAGGCCGCGCTGGCCGGCGCCGCGGGAGGCGCCGGCAACGGCGCTCCCGCGAAGCCCGGTGCCGCCCCGAAGCCCGGTGCGGCCAAGCCCGGCGCTGCCCGGCCGGGTGCCGCCAAGCCCGCGGCCGCGAAGCCCGCTGCCAAGCCCGCCGCGGCCGAGCCCGCTGCGTCGTCGCCGGCACCTTCGGCCGACCAGCCGATGAGCGTGGCCGAGCGCCAGGCCCGTGCCGAGGCCGCGAAGCCGGCCGAGGCCCCGAAGCCCGAGACCGCCGCGCCCGCCGCGGACGCGGCCAAGCCCGGTGGCGCGCCGAAGCCCGGCAACGCGCCGAAGCCCGGTGGAGCAAAGCCCGGCGCGCCCAAGCCCGGCGGTTCCGCACCGCGCCCGGGCGGTGCCCCGCGCCCCGGCAACAACCCGTTCGCCTCGTCGCAGGGCATGGGCAAGCGCCCGGCGCAGCCCCGCCCCGGCAACAACCCGTACTCGAGCTCGCAGGGCATGGGCCAGCGCCCGACCCCGGGCAACATCCCCCGGCCGTCGATCCCGCGTCCCGGCGCGCCCCGTCCCGCGGGCGCCGGTCGTCCCGGCGGTGGCGGTCGTCCCGGCGGCGGCGGTCGTCCCGGCGGCGCCGGTGGCGGTCAGCGCCCCGGCGGCGGTGGCGGCTTCACCGGAGCTCCGGGGCGTCCCGGCGGCTTCGGCCCGCGTCCGGGTGGTGGCGGCGGCCGTGGCCGCGGTCCCGGCGGCGGCACCGCGGGTGCCTTCGGCCGCGGCGGCGGCAAGAGCCGCTCGCGCAAGTCGAAGCGGACGAAGCGGCAGGAATTCGAGATGCGGGAGGCGCCGTCGATCGGCGGCGTGCAGGTCCCGCGCGGCGACGGCAACACCGTCGTCCGCCTGCGTCGCGGCGCGTCGATCTCCGACTTCGCCGACAAGATCGACGCGAGCCCCGGCAACCTGGTCACCGTGCTGTTCCACCTCGGTGAGATGGCGACGGCGACCGAGTCGCTCGACGAGGCCACCTTCGAGGTGCTCGGCGAGGAGCTCGGCTACAAGATCCAGATCGTCTCGCCCGAGGACGAGGACAAGGAGCTCCTCGAGGGCTTCGACATCGACCTCGAGCAGGAGCTCGAGGACGAGTCCGACGAGGACCTCGAGTGGCGTCCGCCGGTCGTGACCGTGATGGGCCACGTCGACCACGGTAAGACGCGACTGCTCGACGCGATCCGCAACGCGAACGTCGTCGCGGGCGAGGCCGGCGGCATCACGCAGCACATCGGTGCGTACCAGGTGCACACCGAGCACGAGGGCCGCGACCGCGCGATCACCTTCATCGACACCCCGGGTCACGAGGCGTTCACCGCCATGCGTGCCCGCGGTGCGCAGGTGACCGACATCGCGATCCTCGTGGTCGCCGCCGACGACGGCATCATGCCGCAGACGGTGGAGGCGCTGAACCACGCCCAGGCGGCCGACGTGCCGATCGTGGTCGCGGTGAACAAGATCGACAAGCCCGACGCGAACCCGCAGAAGGTGCGCCAGCAGCTGACCGAGTTCGGCCTCGTGGCCGAGGAGTACGGCGGCGACGTCATGTTCGTCGACGTGTCGGCCCGCGAGGACATCGGCATCAACGACCTGCTCGACGCGGTGCTGCTCACCGCCGACGCCGGTCTCGACCTGCGCGCGAACCCCGACAAGGACGCGCGCGGCGTCGCGATCGAGGCCAAGCTCGACAAGGGCCGCGGCGCGGTGGCGACCGTGCTCATCCAGTCGGGCACGCTGCGCGTCGGCGACGCGATCGTCGCGGGCACGGCCTACGGCCGCGTGCGCGCCATGGTCGACGAGAACGGCGATGCGGTCGACGAGGCCACGCCGTCGCGTCCCGTGCAGGTGCAGGGCCTGTCGACCGTGCCCCGCGCGGGCGACACGTTCCTCGTGACCGGCGACGACCGCACCGCGCGCCAGATCGCCGAGAAGCGCGAGGCCGCCGAGCGCAACGCGCAGCTGGCGAAGGCACGCAAGCGCATCTCGCTCGAAGACTTCACGCGTGCGCTCGAGGAGGGCAAGGTCGAGGCGCTCAACCTCATCATCAAGGGCGACGTCTCGGGTGCCGTGGAGGCGCTCGAGGAGTCCCTGATGAAGATCGAGGTCGACGACTCGGTGCAGCTGCGCATCCTGCACCGCGGTGTGGGCGCCGTCACCGAGTCGGACATCGACCTGGCCACGATCGACAACGCGATCGTGATCGGGTTCAACGTCCGGCCCGACGTGAAGGCGCGCGAGCGTGCCGCCCGCGAGGGCGTCGACGTGCGCTTCTACAACGTCATCTACAACGCGATCGACGACATCGAGAACTCGCTCAAGGGCATGCTGAAGCCTGAGTTCGAGGAGGTCCAGTCGGGCGTCGCGGAGATCCGGGAGGTGTTCCGCTCCTCGAAGTTCGGCAACATCGCCGGTTCGATCGTGCGCTCGGGCACCATCACGCGCAACGCCAAGGCGCGGGTCATCCGCGACGGCGTGGTCGTCGCGGACGGGCTCGCGATCGAGTCGCTGCGTCGGTTCAAGGACGACGTCACCGAGGTCCGCACGGACTTCGAGTGCGGTATCGGCCTCGGCAAGTTCAACGACATCCAGGTCGGCGACGAGATCGAGACGACCGAGCTGCGCGAGAAGCCGCGGGTCTAG
- the rbfA gene encoding 30S ribosome-binding factor RbfA: MADPARARKMADRIKEIVARRLDKGIRDPRLGFVTITDVRVTGDLQHASVFYTVYGTDEERADSAAALKAATGMLRSEVGRNITARLTPSLEFILDAIPENAQHIEDLLREARERDAETSKSASTAQYAGEADPYVKPREADEE; encoded by the coding sequence ATGGCTGATCCGGCACGGGCCAGGAAGATGGCCGACCGCATCAAGGAGATCGTCGCGCGGCGGCTCGACAAGGGCATCCGCGACCCTCGTCTGGGGTTCGTGACGATCACCGACGTGCGGGTGACGGGAGACCTCCAGCACGCGAGCGTGTTCTACACGGTGTACGGCACCGACGAGGAGCGCGCCGACTCGGCGGCCGCGCTGAAGGCGGCGACCGGCATGCTCCGCAGCGAGGTCGGCCGGAACATCACGGCGCGGCTGACGCCGAGCCTCGAGTTCATCCTCGATGCGATCCCCGAGAACGCCCAGCACATCGAGGACCTGCTCCGCGAGGCGCGCGAGCGCGACGCGGAGACCTCGAAGTCGGCGAGCACCGCCCAGTACGCGGGTGAGGCCGACCCGTACGTCAAGCCGCGCGAGGCCGACGAGGAGTAG
- the nusA gene encoding transcription termination factor NusA — protein MDIDLSVLRMMEREKEIPFDELVRIIEQAILMAYLKHTNPGQHGHANPLGARVELDRKTGHVTVYVPEHDEDGNVIGEVVDSPSDFGRIAAFAAKQTINQRLRDIADDAVLGEFRGREGDIVAGIIQQGPNPRMVHIDLGTVEAILPPEEQVPGEEYRHGARIRVYVTSVTKGLKGPSITVSRTHPALVRKLFALEVPEIASGVVEIVSLAREAGHRTKIAVRATQPGVNAKGACIGELGQRVRSVTAELNNEKIDIVDYSDDLASFVASALSPAKVSKTVVVDPELRAVRALVPDYQLSLAIGKEGQNARLAAKLTGAKIDIQPDSRAETGA, from the coding sequence GTGGACATCGACCTCAGCGTCCTGAGAATGATGGAGCGCGAGAAGGAGATCCCCTTCGACGAGCTCGTCCGGATCATCGAGCAGGCGATCCTCATGGCGTACCTGAAGCACACCAACCCCGGCCAGCACGGGCACGCCAACCCGCTCGGCGCACGCGTCGAGCTCGACCGCAAGACCGGGCACGTCACCGTCTACGTGCCCGAGCACGACGAGGACGGCAACGTCATCGGGGAGGTCGTCGACAGCCCGAGCGACTTCGGGCGCATCGCCGCGTTCGCCGCGAAGCAGACCATCAACCAGCGCCTGCGCGACATCGCCGACGACGCGGTGCTCGGCGAGTTCCGCGGCCGCGAGGGCGACATCGTCGCCGGCATCATCCAGCAGGGGCCGAACCCGCGCATGGTGCACATCGACCTGGGCACGGTCGAGGCGATCCTCCCGCCCGAGGAGCAGGTGCCCGGCGAGGAGTACCGTCACGGCGCGCGCATCCGCGTCTACGTGACGAGCGTCACGAAGGGGCTGAAGGGCCCGTCGATCACCGTCTCGCGCACGCATCCGGCACTCGTGCGCAAGCTGTTCGCGCTCGAGGTGCCCGAGATCGCGTCGGGCGTCGTCGAGATCGTCTCGCTGGCCCGCGAGGCCGGTCACCGCACCAAGATCGCCGTTCGCGCGACCCAGCCCGGCGTGAACGCCAAGGGCGCGTGCATCGGCGAGCTCGGCCAGCGCGTGCGCTCGGTGACGGCGGAACTGAACAACGAGAAGATCGACATCGTCGACTACTCCGACGACCTCGCGTCGTTCGTCGCGAGCGCGTTGTCGCCCGCGAAGGTGTCCAAGACCGTCGTCGTCGACCCGGAGCTGCGGGCGGTCCGCGCGTTGGTGCCGGATTACCAGCTGTCGCTCGCGATCGGCAAGGAGGGGCAGAACGCCCGCCTGGCTGCGAAGCTCACCGGGGCCAAGATCGACATCCAGCCCGACTCCCGTGCGGAGACCGGCGCGTGA
- a CDS encoding alanine/glycine:cation symporter family protein — MDAVNEFVLFSGDLLWTWLVLPLVVLLGLYFTVRSGVVQFRLIPEMFRTLTDKTPRTTDGKPQSVSAFQAFTVSAASRVGVGNIAGVGTAIAIGGPGAVFWMWLMAFVGGASAFVESTLGQLYKVRDADGFRGGPAYYMEKGLKARWMGVVFAITLIICFPFVFSALQANTISATVSTTVAGDGAPAWIAWVVGIVLALLTALVVFGGIRRIAHVTQAVVPLMALLYLLVGLVIVAMNISELPSVFASIFTEAFGFNEVVGAAFGTIILNGVRRGMFSNEAGLGSAPNAGASAAVTHPVKQGLVQTLGVYFDTFLICSITAFIILVSSPDLANAERGIGLTQGAVTGNLGTWAGVLLSIVIFLLAFSSILGNYYYGEANIDFITTHRGVLTGFRVVVVLAIFVGSVASADVVWNTADSVMGLMALVNLIAIGLLSGVAFRLLRDYTRQRREGRNPVFTRALVPDLDGIECWEDELSVTGPIDIETKEHEAAKHRDHLHHQED; from the coding sequence ATGGACGCTGTCAACGAATTCGTCCTCTTCTCGGGGGACCTGCTCTGGACCTGGCTCGTGCTGCCGCTGGTGGTGCTGCTCGGCCTCTACTTCACGGTGCGGAGCGGGGTGGTGCAGTTCCGGCTCATACCCGAGATGTTCCGCACGCTGACCGACAAGACACCGCGCACGACCGACGGGAAGCCGCAGTCGGTCTCGGCCTTCCAGGCGTTCACCGTGTCGGCGGCGTCGCGCGTCGGCGTCGGCAACATCGCCGGCGTCGGCACCGCCATCGCGATCGGCGGCCCGGGGGCGGTGTTCTGGATGTGGCTGATGGCCTTCGTCGGCGGCGCGAGCGCGTTCGTCGAGTCGACCCTCGGCCAGCTCTACAAGGTGCGCGACGCGGACGGGTTCCGCGGCGGCCCGGCGTACTACATGGAGAAGGGCCTGAAGGCACGGTGGATGGGCGTCGTCTTCGCGATCACCCTCATCATCTGCTTCCCGTTCGTGTTCTCCGCCCTGCAGGCCAACACCATCAGCGCCACCGTCTCGACGACCGTCGCCGGCGACGGCGCACCCGCGTGGATCGCCTGGGTGGTCGGGATCGTGCTGGCGCTGCTGACGGCCCTGGTGGTCTTCGGCGGCATCCGTCGCATCGCACACGTCACGCAGGCGGTGGTGCCCCTCATGGCACTGCTCTACCTGCTGGTCGGCCTGGTGATCGTGGCCATGAACATCTCCGAACTGCCGTCGGTGTTCGCGTCGATCTTCACCGAGGCGTTCGGGTTCAACGAGGTCGTGGGCGCGGCGTTCGGCACGATCATCTTGAACGGCGTGCGTCGCGGCATGTTCTCGAACGAGGCGGGCCTCGGGTCGGCGCCGAACGCGGGCGCGAGCGCCGCCGTCACCCACCCGGTCAAGCAGGGCCTGGTGCAGACGCTCGGCGTCTACTTCGACACGTTCCTGATCTGCTCGATCACGGCGTTCATCATCCTCGTCTCGAGCCCCGACCTCGCCAACGCCGAGCGCGGCATCGGGCTGACCCAGGGCGCCGTCACCGGGAACCTCGGCACCTGGGCGGGCGTGCTGCTCAGCATCGTGATCTTCCTGCTCGCGTTCAGCTCGATCCTCGGCAACTACTACTACGGCGAGGCGAACATCGACTTCATCACGACCCACCGCGGCGTGCTGACCGGCTTCCGGGTCGTCGTCGTGCTCGCGATCTTCGTCGGCTCCGTGGCATCGGCCGACGTGGTCTGGAACACCGCGGACTCGGTCATGGGGCTCATGGCGCTGGTCAACCTGATCGCCATCGGCCTGCTGTCGGGCGTCGCGTTCCGGCTGCTGCGCGACTACACCCGGCAGCGACGCGAGGGACGCAACCCGGTCTTCACGCGGGCGCTCGTGCCCGACCTCGACGGCATCGAGTGCTGGGAGGACGAGCTCTCGGTCACCGGCCCGATCGACATCGAGACCAAGGAGCACGAGGCCGCCAAGCATCGCGACCACCTGCACCACCAGGAGGACTGA
- a CDS encoding ROK family protein translates to MRPLALAVDIGGTKVESALVDDTGALVPGSRHRRPTGPTATSDELAAHVAQAVTATAAGLPDDGALVGCGIGAAGPVDLVDGLVSPLNLPVWRGFPLVDLVERALPGVPVTLRIDGLCITLAEHWVGAGRGVGAMMGMVVSTGIGGGFILDGRAVASPTGNGGHVGHIEVGGFDDACPCGGTGCVEAVASGPRTVAWARAQGFAGATGEELAAAHAVGDAVAIAAVRRAGTAVGRAIASATSLLDLDLVAIGGGFSHVAPEFFDHARAALAERTGFGFVTRLEIVPSALSGDGPLIGAAALVHRPHDLA, encoded by the coding sequence ATGCGCCCCCTCGCCCTCGCCGTCGACATCGGCGGCACGAAGGTCGAGAGCGCCCTCGTCGACGACACGGGCGCACTCGTGCCCGGATCGCGGCATCGGCGCCCGACCGGACCCACCGCCACCTCCGACGAACTCGCCGCGCACGTCGCGCAGGCGGTGACCGCGACCGCCGCGGGCCTGCCCGACGACGGCGCACTCGTCGGCTGCGGCATCGGCGCGGCCGGGCCGGTCGACCTCGTCGACGGTCTCGTCTCGCCCCTGAACCTGCCCGTCTGGCGGGGCTTCCCCCTGGTCGACCTCGTCGAGCGCGCCCTGCCCGGCGTGCCGGTCACCCTGCGCATCGACGGCCTGTGCATCACGCTCGCCGAGCACTGGGTCGGCGCCGGGCGCGGCGTGGGGGCGATGATGGGCATGGTCGTCTCGACCGGCATCGGCGGCGGCTTCATCCTCGACGGGAGGGCGGTGGCGAGCCCGACCGGCAACGGCGGGCACGTCGGGCACATCGAGGTCGGCGGGTTCGACGACGCGTGCCCCTGCGGCGGTACGGGGTGCGTCGAGGCCGTCGCATCCGGTCCCCGCACGGTGGCCTGGGCGCGCGCGCAGGGATTCGCCGGCGCGACCGGCGAGGAGCTCGCCGCCGCGCACGCCGTGGGCGACGCGGTCGCGATCGCGGCCGTGCGCCGCGCGGGCACCGCGGTCGGACGCGCGATCGCGTCGGCCACGAGCCTGCTCGACCTCGACCTGGTCGCGATCGGCGGCGGGTTCTCGCACGTCGCGCCCGAGTTCTTCGACCATGCCCGTGCCGCGCTCGCCGAACGCACCGGCTTCGGCTTCGTCACGCGGCTCGAGATCGTGCCGTCGGCGCTGTCCGGTGACGGGCCGCTGATCGGCGCGGCCGCACTCGTGCACCGGCCGCACGACCTGGCCTGA
- the truB gene encoding tRNA pseudouridine(55) synthase TruB has protein sequence MTPVTSGILLVDKPQQITSHGVVGRVRRLAGTRKVGHAGTLDPMATGLLVIGIGTSTRLLHHMVGLDKRYEATIRLGVATVTDDAEGEVVRAADPARVAAVPAAAIEAGVRALTGPIEQVPSAVSAIKVDGRRAYDRVRSGEDVELAARAVTVHAFEVEAERRGEGWIDLDVVVDCSSGTYIRALARDLGAGLGVGGHLTRLRRTRVGPFDVADAVVLADDTDVPGALIAPADAASRVLPRVDVDAVQATDLGHGKRVAIDPGARGPFAAVDPVGRLVAIVERRGGALAVVTGFPAEEAP, from the coding sequence TTGACCCCCGTGACCAGCGGCATCCTCCTCGTCGACAAGCCGCAGCAGATCACCAGCCACGGGGTCGTCGGCCGGGTGCGTCGGCTCGCCGGCACCCGCAAGGTGGGGCACGCCGGCACCCTCGACCCGATGGCCACGGGCCTGCTCGTGATCGGCATCGGCACCTCCACGCGCCTGCTGCACCACATGGTCGGCCTCGACAAGCGGTACGAGGCGACCATTCGCCTGGGCGTCGCGACCGTGACCGACGACGCCGAGGGCGAGGTCGTCCGGGCCGCGGACCCCGCGCGGGTCGCGGCGGTCCCCGCGGCGGCGATCGAGGCGGGCGTCCGAGCCCTCACCGGACCGATCGAGCAGGTGCCGAGCGCGGTCAGCGCCATCAAGGTCGACGGCCGGCGCGCATACGACCGCGTGCGGTCGGGCGAGGACGTCGAGCTCGCCGCGCGCGCCGTGACCGTGCACGCGTTCGAGGTCGAGGCGGAGCGTCGCGGCGAGGGCTGGATCGACCTGGACGTCGTCGTCGACTGCTCGTCGGGCACGTACATCCGGGCGCTGGCCCGCGACCTCGGTGCCGGCCTCGGCGTGGGCGGGCACCTGACGCGCCTGCGCCGCACGCGCGTCGGGCCGTTCGACGTGGCCGACGCCGTCGTGCTCGCCGACGACACGGACGTGCCGGGGGCGCTCATCGCTCCCGCCGACGCCGCGTCGCGCGTGCTGCCGCGCGTCGACGTCGACGCCGTCCAGGCGACCGACCTCGGGCACGGCAAGCGCGTCGCCATCGACCCGGGCGCGCGCGGGCCGTTCGCGGCCGTCGACCCGGTGGGCCGGCTGGTCGCCATCGTCGAGCGACGCGGTGGCGCCCTCGCCGTCGTGACCGGGTTCCCCGCGGAGGAGGCACCGTGA
- a CDS encoding bifunctional riboflavin kinase/FAD synthetase, producing the protein MRVFDGLADVPGDAGPSVVTIGKFDGVHTGHRAVIGELRRRAEALGVASAVVTFDRHPLAHLAPEKCPEPLVSVRQKLDLLADTGIDETLLLHFDARLASVEPDEFVRSVLVDGLHAREVLVGGDFRYGHRGAGDVASLAEAGERHGFAVRVVDDVVPEADRRVSSTWIRELLDAGDVAAAGRLMGHLPTVRGIVVHGAARGRELGFPTANLAPESEGLIPADGVYAGWLVDGGERLPAAISVGDNPTFEGVPQRQVEAYVLDADIDLYDHVVDIAFAERMRGMVAYAGLEPLMAQMRQDVEDVRRTLA; encoded by the coding sequence GTGAGGGTGTTCGACGGCCTGGCCGACGTGCCGGGCGACGCCGGGCCGTCCGTCGTCACGATCGGCAAGTTCGACGGCGTGCACACCGGCCACCGCGCCGTGATCGGCGAGCTGCGCCGACGGGCCGAGGCCCTCGGCGTCGCGTCCGCGGTGGTCACCTTCGACCGGCATCCGCTCGCCCACCTCGCGCCCGAGAAGTGCCCGGAGCCGCTCGTGAGCGTGCGACAGAAGCTCGACCTGCTGGCCGACACGGGCATCGACGAGACGCTGCTGCTGCACTTCGACGCGCGACTCGCCTCCGTCGAGCCGGACGAGTTCGTGCGCTCGGTGCTGGTCGACGGGCTGCACGCGCGCGAGGTGCTCGTGGGCGGCGACTTCCGCTACGGCCACCGGGGCGCGGGCGACGTGGCGAGCCTCGCCGAGGCCGGCGAGCGGCACGGGTTCGCCGTGCGCGTGGTGGACGACGTGGTGCCGGAGGCAGATCGCCGCGTGTCGTCGACCTGGATCCGCGAACTGCTCGACGCGGGCGACGTGGCGGCGGCGGGGCGGCTGATGGGCCACCTGCCGACGGTGCGCGGCATCGTCGTGCACGGTGCCGCCCGCGGCCGCGAGCTCGGCTTCCCGACGGCGAACCTCGCACCCGAGTCCGAGGGGCTCATCCCCGCCGACGGCGTCTACGCCGGCTGGCTGGTCGATGGCGGCGAGCGCCTGCCCGCGGCGATCTCGGTGGGGGACAACCCGACCTTCGAGGGCGTGCCGCAGCGCCAGGTCGAGGCGTACGTGCTCGATGCCGACATCGACCTGTACGACCACGTCGTCGACATCGCGTTCGCCGAGCGGATGCGCGGCATGGTCGCCTATGCGGGGCTCGAGCCGCTCATGGCGCAGATGCGGCAGGACGTCGAGGACGTGCGGCGCACGCTCGCCTGA
- a CDS encoding A/G-specific adenine glycosylase: MPDTGSGSALADPVVRWFAETARDLPWRRADCSPWGVLVSEFMLQQTQVSRVVPAFEAWMRRWPTPGALAAEPASEAVRAWGGLGYPRRAMWLHRAAVEIVERHDGEVPADVDALLALRGVGPYTARAVAAFAFGRRHPVVDTNTRRVIARAVDGRGDAGPPDPRRELAAMDALLPADEPAAQAFNAGMMELGAVACTSRSPACDRCPVAGLCAWRAAGYPAYDGPRRRAQASFAGSDRQVRGIVMRELRAAHRPVTRAELAPAWPDADQLARAIDSLVADGLAVAQPDGLALPE; the protein is encoded by the coding sequence ATGCCTGACACCGGGTCGGGCTCGGCCCTCGCGGACCCCGTCGTGCGCTGGTTCGCCGAGACGGCGCGCGACCTGCCCTGGCGCCGGGCCGACTGCAGCCCGTGGGGCGTGCTCGTCAGCGAGTTCATGCTGCAGCAGACGCAGGTCTCGCGGGTCGTGCCCGCGTTCGAGGCGTGGATGCGGCGCTGGCCGACGCCCGGCGCCCTCGCGGCGGAACCCGCCTCCGAAGCGGTGCGCGCCTGGGGCGGCCTCGGCTACCCGCGACGTGCGATGTGGCTGCACCGGGCGGCGGTCGAGATCGTCGAGCGGCACGACGGCGAGGTGCCCGCCGACGTCGACGCGCTCCTCGCGCTGCGCGGCGTCGGCCCCTACACGGCGCGGGCCGTGGCCGCGTTCGCGTTCGGGCGGCGCCATCCGGTCGTCGACACCAACACCCGCCGGGTCATCGCGCGCGCGGTTGACGGGCGGGGCGACGCGGGACCGCCCGACCCGCGACGGGAACTCGCGGCGATGGACGCGCTGCTGCCCGCGGACGAGCCCGCCGCGCAGGCGTTCAACGCGGGCATGATGGAGCTGGGGGCGGTGGCGTGCACGTCCCGCTCCCCCGCCTGCGATCGCTGCCCGGTCGCCGGGCTGTGCGCCTGGCGCGCGGCCGGCTACCCGGCGTACGACGGTCCGCGCCGGCGCGCCCAGGCGAGCTTCGCCGGCTCCGACCGGCAGGTGCGGGGCATCGTCATGCGCGAGCTCCGCGCCGCGCACCGGCCGGTGACGCGCGCGGAACTGGCGCCGGCCTGGCCGGACGCCGATCAGCTCGCGCGCGCGATCGACTCGCTCGTCGCCGACGGGCTGGCGGTCGCGCAGCCCGACGGGCTCGCGCTGCCGGAGTGA